In the genome of Actinomadura graeca, one region contains:
- a CDS encoding adenosylcobinamide amidohydrolase — MELTWREEDGTRLASTVWRAGGGLRMISSAMLGGGIGPSGWVLNAQVAGTYARTDPVAHLAELAASHGLDGPGVGMLTAAPVARTVRRDDEGVRVSATVGLRVPTWAASPAGTPDPELAPIALDGAGTQDAPPGPRPGTINVVVAVPAALSDAALVNAVVTVTEAKTQALLEAGYPCTGTASDAVCVAALADGEEEPFGGPRSTWGSRMARAVHAAVHAGALGYTAHLHALGIPAAAPPRCGAAAGSGPVQ; from the coding sequence CTGGAACTGACCTGGCGCGAGGAGGACGGCACCCGCCTCGCCTCGACCGTGTGGCGTGCGGGCGGCGGGCTGCGGATGATCTCCTCGGCGATGCTCGGCGGCGGGATCGGGCCGTCGGGCTGGGTGCTGAACGCGCAGGTCGCGGGGACGTACGCGCGCACCGACCCGGTCGCGCACCTGGCGGAGCTCGCGGCGTCGCACGGGCTGGACGGTCCCGGAGTCGGGATGCTCACCGCCGCGCCGGTAGCGCGGACGGTGCGGCGGGACGACGAGGGCGTGCGCGTCTCGGCGACGGTGGGGCTCCGGGTGCCGACCTGGGCCGCCTCCCCCGCCGGGACGCCCGATCCCGAGCTCGCCCCCATCGCCCTCGACGGCGCGGGCACGCAGGACGCGCCGCCCGGGCCGCGGCCGGGGACGATCAACGTCGTGGTCGCGGTGCCCGCCGCGCTGAGCGACGCCGCGCTGGTGAACGCGGTCGTCACGGTGACCGAGGCGAAGACGCAGGCGCTCCTGGAGGCCGGCTACCCCTGCACGGGCACCGCGTCCGACGCGGTCTGCGTGGCCGCGCTCGCGGACGGCGAGGAGGAGCCGTTCGGAGGGCCCCGCTCGACGTGGGGCTCACGGATGGCCCGCGCGGTCCACGCCGCCGTGCACGCGGGCGCGCTCGGCTACACCGCCCATCTGCACGCCCTGGGCATACCGGCCGCCGCACCACCCCGGTGCGGTGCGGCGGCCGGTTCAGGGCCAGTGCAGTGA
- a CDS encoding acetyl/propionyl/methylcrotonyl-CoA carboxylase subunit alpha, with the protein MFGSVLVANRGEIAVRVFRTLRRLGVRSVAVHTGADAGARHVREADESLLIPSYLDIGAVIGAARAAGAEAVHPGYGFLAENTAFARACGEAGLVFIGPPAGAIEAMGDKIRAKRTVAAAGVPVVPGRDEPGLTDAELEAAALDIGLPVLLKPSAGGGGKGMRLVRDAADLPEAIASARREARGSFGDDTLLAERFVENPRHIEIQVFADGHGNAVHLGERECSLQRRHQKIIEEAPSPLLDAAARDRMGTAAVAAAKAVGYVGAGTVEYIVSADRPGEFFFMEMNTRLQVEHPVTELVTGLDLVELQLAVAAGRPLPLAQDDVRLDGHAVEARVYAEDPARGFLPTGGRVLALSEPDARVDSGLDVGTDVGGSYDPMLAKVIVHGADRAEALRRLDRALASYTLLGVATNVGFLRALLGHPAVVAGALDTGLVERELDGLLSGAAVPPEAFAAAALERMRALESGDDPWTIPDGWRPGAHAWTPWIITPSGGVPVEVRVRGRASSAEVRIGDAEPVAASLAGSVLTYGGRTVAFASARDGDTLWLGREGHAWALSEHVRAEGGAASAASGDGVLRSPMPGTVLAVKAAEGDRVEPGRPLVVVEAMKMEHTVTAPLAGVVTRLPVRAGAQVALDAVLAVIEEA; encoded by the coding sequence ATGTTCGGCAGCGTGCTGGTCGCCAACCGGGGGGAGATCGCCGTCCGCGTGTTCCGCACGCTGCGGCGCCTCGGCGTGCGGTCGGTGGCCGTCCACACCGGCGCCGACGCGGGGGCGCGGCACGTCCGGGAGGCCGACGAGTCCCTGCTGATCCCCTCCTACCTCGACATCGGCGCCGTCATCGGCGCGGCGCGGGCGGCGGGCGCCGAGGCCGTCCACCCCGGCTACGGGTTCCTCGCCGAGAACACGGCGTTCGCCCGCGCCTGCGGCGAGGCGGGGCTGGTGTTCATCGGCCCGCCCGCCGGGGCGATCGAGGCGATGGGCGACAAGATCCGCGCGAAGCGGACGGTCGCCGCGGCGGGCGTGCCCGTCGTCCCGGGACGCGACGAGCCCGGCCTGACCGACGCCGAGCTGGAGGCCGCCGCGCTGGACATCGGGCTCCCGGTGCTGCTCAAGCCGTCGGCGGGCGGCGGCGGCAAGGGGATGCGGCTCGTCCGGGACGCGGCGGACCTGCCGGAGGCCATCGCCTCGGCCCGCCGCGAGGCGCGCGGCTCGTTCGGCGACGACACGCTGCTCGCCGAGCGGTTCGTGGAGAACCCCCGGCACATCGAGATCCAGGTGTTCGCGGACGGGCACGGCAACGCCGTCCACCTGGGCGAGCGCGAGTGCAGCCTCCAGCGCCGCCACCAGAAGATCATCGAGGAGGCGCCGTCGCCGCTGCTGGACGCCGCGGCCCGCGACCGGATGGGGACCGCCGCCGTCGCCGCCGCGAAGGCCGTCGGCTACGTGGGCGCGGGCACCGTCGAGTACATCGTGTCCGCCGACCGGCCGGGCGAGTTCTTCTTCATGGAGATGAACACCCGCCTCCAGGTCGAGCACCCGGTGACCGAGCTGGTCACGGGCCTCGACCTCGTCGAGCTCCAGCTCGCGGTGGCCGCGGGCCGCCCCCTCCCCCTGGCCCAGGACGACGTCCGGCTGGACGGCCACGCCGTCGAGGCTCGCGTCTACGCCGAGGACCCCGCCCGGGGCTTCCTGCCCACCGGCGGGCGCGTCCTCGCGCTGTCGGAGCCGGACGCGCGCGTCGACTCCGGCCTCGACGTCGGGACGGACGTCGGCGGCTCCTACGACCCCATGCTCGCCAAGGTGATCGTGCACGGCGCGGACCGCGCCGAGGCGCTGCGCCGCCTCGACCGCGCGCTGGCCTCGTACACGCTGCTCGGCGTCGCGACGAACGTCGGGTTCCTGCGCGCGCTGCTCGGGCATCCCGCCGTCGTGGCGGGCGCGCTCGACACGGGCCTGGTCGAGCGCGAGCTGGACGGGCTGCTGTCCGGCGCGGCCGTCCCGCCCGAGGCGTTCGCCGCGGCGGCGCTGGAGCGGATGCGCGCCCTGGAGTCCGGCGACGACCCGTGGACGATCCCGGACGGCTGGCGGCCCGGGGCGCACGCCTGGACACCGTGGATCATCACGCCGTCCGGCGGCGTCCCGGTCGAGGTCCGCGTCCGGGGGCGCGCCTCGTCCGCCGAGGTCAGGATCGGGGACGCGGAGCCGGTCGCGGCGTCGCTGGCCGGGTCCGTGCTGACCTACGGCGGCAGGACGGTCGCGTTCGCGTCCGCCCGCGACGGCGACACGCTCTGGCTCGGCCGCGAGGGGCACGCGTGGGCGCTGAGCGAGCACGTCCGCGCGGAGGGCGGCGCCGCGTCGGCCGCGTCCGGCGACGGCGTGCTGCGCAGCCCGATGCCCGGGACGGTCCTCGCCGTCAAGGCCGCCGAGGGCGACCGGGTCGAACCGGGCCGGCCGCTGGTGGTCGTCGAGGCGATGAAGATGGAGCACACCGTCACCGCGCCGCTGGCCGGGGTCGTGACGCGGCTGCCGGTCCGCGCGGGCGCGCAGGTCGCGCTCGACGCGGTGCTGGCCGTGATCGAGGAGGCATGA
- a CDS encoding ABC transporter ATP-binding protein, with protein MTVVVRGLDVALGGRPVLRGVSLDVPGGSWTAVIGPNGAGKSTLLRAVLGLLPSDGDVTVAGTDLGRLKPRQRARVVAYAPQNPNLPPGMTVFDYTLLGRSPYIPHLGREGARDRAIASDVLDRLDLTAFAGRPLDHLSGGERQRVVLARALAQQTSVLLLDEPTTALDIGHQQQVMELVDQLRLSDGLTVVTTIHDLTLAGQYADDLVLLSRGRVAAAGAPSDVLTREAVEEHFGARVHVSSGPGGRPVLSLERE; from the coding sequence GTGACGGTCGTGGTGCGCGGCCTGGACGTGGCGCTCGGCGGGCGGCCCGTCCTGCGGGGCGTGTCCCTGGACGTGCCGGGCGGGTCGTGGACGGCGGTCATCGGCCCTAACGGGGCGGGCAAATCGACGCTGCTGCGCGCCGTGCTCGGGCTGCTTCCGTCGGACGGAGACGTCACCGTGGCGGGCACGGACCTGGGGCGGCTGAAGCCGAGGCAACGGGCACGGGTGGTCGCCTACGCTCCGCAGAATCCGAATCTCCCACCCGGGATGACCGTGTTCGACTACACGCTCCTAGGGCGCTCCCCCTACATCCCGCATCTCGGACGTGAGGGGGCGCGCGACCGGGCCATCGCGTCGGATGTGCTCGACCGGCTCGATCTGACCGCTTTCGCAGGCCGCCCTCTGGATCACCTGTCGGGTGGTGAACGGCAGCGTGTCGTGCTGGCGCGCGCGCTGGCGCAGCAGACGTCCGTCCTACTGCTGGACGAACCGACCACGGCGCTCGACATCGGCCACCAGCAGCAGGTAATGGAGCTGGTCGACCAGCTGCGGCTGTCCGACGGGCTGACGGTGGTGACCACGATCCACGACCTGACCCTCGCCGGGCAGTACGCCGATGACCTGGTCCTCCTGTCCCGAGGGCGGGTCGCCGCGGCCGGCGCGCCGTCCGACGTCCTGACCCGCGAGGCGGTGGAGGAGCACTTCGGCGCGCGCGTGCACGTCTCCTCCGGGCCCGGTGGACGGCCCGTCCTCTCCCTGGAGCGCGAGTGA
- a CDS encoding TetR/AcrR family transcriptional regulator: MTSHPAEAARRPDPAGGAGPANPRRAEILAAASELFARRGYHGVSIGDLGRSVGLTGPALYRHFSGKEAVLAEMLLDISERLLAEGARRAAGSDPAGALDSLLRWHIAFALDNPALITVHERELDNVPEPDRHRVRRLQRAYVEEWVAVLRRLRPGLPDARTRAAVHACFGLLNSTPRSAAGLDRADMAALLHAMARAALEAAAP; the protein is encoded by the coding sequence ATGACGTCCCACCCCGCCGAGGCGGCGCGGCGCCCGGATCCGGCCGGGGGCGCCGGACCGGCCAACCCGCGCCGGGCGGAGATCCTCGCCGCCGCGTCCGAGTTGTTCGCGCGCCGCGGCTACCACGGGGTGTCCATCGGCGACCTCGGCCGCTCGGTCGGCCTCACCGGACCGGCGCTCTACCGGCACTTCAGCGGCAAGGAGGCCGTGCTCGCCGAGATGCTGCTCGACATCAGCGAGCGCCTGCTCGCCGAGGGCGCCCGCCGCGCCGCCGGATCCGACCCCGCGGGGGCCCTCGACTCCCTGCTGCGCTGGCACATCGCGTTCGCGCTCGACAACCCGGCGCTGATCACCGTCCACGAGCGGGAGCTGGACAACGTCCCCGAGCCGGACCGCCACCGCGTCCGCCGTCTCCAGCGCGCCTACGTGGAGGAATGGGTCGCCGTGCTGCGCCGCCTGCGCCCCGGCCTCCCCGACGCCCGGACGCGCGCCGCCGTCCACGCCTGCTTCGGCCTCCTGAACTCCACCCCCCGCAGCGCCGCCGGCCTGGACCGTGCCGACATGGCCGCGCTCCTGCACGCCATGGCCCGCGCCGCCCTGGAGGCCGCCGCCCCCTGA
- a CDS encoding FecCD family ABC transporter permease — protein sequence MKPHGAHPRAARLRAVPLAVTVAALVVTLLGGLLVGAADLPAGGVLKALLDRVPFVRADSGLSAIEENVLFQLRVPRALMAALVGGMLAMAGAGYQGVFRNPLADPYLLGAAAGAGVGATLVIVLVPGDPAYGVPLAAFAGALLGVFLAYVLGRTAGQWNGAATLVLAGVAVSSFLAAVQTFLQQVKAEELQRIFSWILGGVGSADWRQLALVAPYALVSAVVLLAHGRLLDVLGVGDDEAASLGLSAPRVRMVVLVAASLATASAVAVSGLIGFVGIVVPHAVRRLAGGSYRIVLPLSLVGGAAFLELADLVARTVISPGELPLGVVTAFVGGPFFVAVLRASRRQVEA from the coding sequence GTGAAGCCGCACGGCGCCCATCCGCGGGCCGCCCGGCTGCGTGCGGTCCCGCTGGCGGTCACGGTGGCGGCGCTCGTGGTGACCCTGCTGGGCGGTCTGCTCGTGGGGGCGGCGGACCTGCCGGCCGGCGGGGTGCTGAAGGCGCTGCTCGACCGGGTCCCGTTCGTGCGCGCCGACTCGGGGCTCAGCGCGATCGAGGAGAACGTGCTGTTCCAGCTCCGGGTGCCGAGGGCGCTGATGGCGGCGCTGGTCGGGGGGATGCTGGCGATGGCGGGCGCCGGGTACCAGGGGGTGTTCCGCAACCCCCTGGCCGATCCGTACCTGCTCGGCGCCGCCGCGGGCGCCGGGGTCGGCGCGACGCTGGTGATCGTGCTCGTCCCGGGCGACCCGGCGTACGGGGTGCCGCTGGCGGCGTTCGCGGGCGCGCTCCTGGGGGTCTTCCTCGCGTACGTGCTGGGCCGGACGGCCGGGCAGTGGAACGGCGCGGCGACGCTGGTGCTGGCCGGGGTGGCGGTGTCGTCGTTCCTCGCGGCGGTGCAGACGTTCCTGCAGCAGGTGAAGGCCGAGGAACTGCAGCGGATCTTCTCGTGGATCCTCGGCGGGGTCGGCTCGGCGGACTGGCGCCAGCTCGCGCTCGTCGCGCCGTACGCGCTGGTCTCCGCGGTGGTCCTGCTCGCGCACGGGCGCCTGCTGGACGTGCTGGGCGTCGGCGACGACGAGGCGGCGTCACTGGGCCTGTCGGCGCCGCGGGTCCGGATGGTCGTGCTGGTGGCGGCGTCGCTGGCGACGGCGTCCGCGGTCGCGGTGAGCGGGCTCATCGGGTTCGTCGGGATCGTGGTGCCGCACGCCGTCCGCCGGCTGGCGGGCGGCTCGTACCGGATCGTCCTGCCGCTGTCGCTGGTCGGCGGGGCGGCGTTCCTGGAACTGGCCGACCTGGTCGCGCGGACGGTGATCTCGCCCGGAGAGCTGCCGCTGGGCGTCGTGACGGCGTTCGTCGGCGGGCCGTTCTTCGTCGCGGTGCTGCGCGCGAGCCGCCGGCAGGTGGAGGCGTGA
- a CDS encoding chromosome segregation ATPase, translating to MKDQKVAPFPTVTPTPASPTMTDLPIVPDPAAGENAPAREPRDGNAPAGEPVAIWPCAGCGRPVPQPVRGARTVRYCEDSDGGCERAAHAGRDDARDAPGLTGQVAWTWEMVERLESVADRLAGSLTAELSVAGVERRVAEARAEAAEQIAVAQRERDASQRRAELAWRDAATARSRAEAAESELSEIRAEAARAATELDVARQERQEAEDVAEASAAARLAAESDRNRVAAREGELVASLESARADLVALHARVAESQTRAEERRAETEIALRTAEDLRSAVRDAEAKRGQAVADRDQIQARASEFEQHNWQLARIADELRAAVKALTSERDAARAEADRARRQVDALTRPPGPRQAPGPPGPRPGIDREPPTGLHPLGPFNGAPTAADPRRRNGQHLPNSG from the coding sequence ATGAAGGACCAGAAGGTCGCCCCGTTCCCCACCGTCACCCCGACCCCCGCCTCCCCGACGATGACCGACCTTCCCATCGTCCCCGACCCCGCCGCGGGCGAGAACGCGCCCGCCCGGGAACCTCGCGACGGGAACGCCCCCGCAGGCGAACCCGTCGCGATCTGGCCGTGCGCCGGCTGCGGAAGGCCCGTACCGCAGCCGGTGCGCGGCGCCCGGACCGTCAGGTACTGCGAGGACAGCGACGGCGGATGCGAGCGCGCCGCGCACGCCGGCCGCGACGACGCGCGGGACGCCCCCGGCCTCACCGGCCAGGTCGCCTGGACCTGGGAGATGGTCGAGCGGCTGGAGAGCGTCGCCGACCGGCTCGCCGGGTCGCTCACCGCGGAGCTGAGCGTCGCCGGGGTCGAGCGGCGGGTGGCGGAGGCCCGCGCCGAGGCCGCCGAGCAGATCGCCGTCGCCCAGCGGGAGCGCGACGCGTCGCAGCGGCGCGCGGAGCTGGCGTGGCGGGACGCGGCGACCGCCCGCTCCCGCGCGGAGGCCGCCGAGTCCGAGCTGTCGGAGATCCGCGCCGAGGCGGCTCGCGCCGCCACCGAGCTCGACGTCGCCCGCCAGGAACGCCAGGAGGCCGAGGACGTCGCCGAGGCGTCCGCCGCGGCCAGGCTCGCCGCCGAGAGCGACCGCAACCGGGTCGCCGCCCGGGAGGGCGAGCTGGTCGCCTCCCTGGAGTCCGCGCGCGCCGACCTGGTCGCCCTGCACGCGCGCGTGGCGGAGTCGCAGACCCGCGCCGAGGAGCGCCGCGCCGAGACGGAGATCGCCCTGCGGACCGCCGAGGACCTGCGCTCCGCCGTCCGCGACGCCGAGGCCAAGCGGGGCCAGGCCGTCGCCGACCGCGATCAGATCCAGGCGCGGGCCAGCGAGTTCGAGCAGCACAACTGGCAGCTGGCCCGCATCGCCGACGAGCTGCGCGCCGCCGTCAAGGCGCTGACCTCCGAGCGTGACGCCGCCCGCGCCGAGGCCGACCGCGCGCGGCGGCAGGTCGACGCGCTCACCCGCCCGCCCGGCCCGAGGCAGGCGCCCGGCCCGCCCGGCCCGCGCCCCGGCATCGACCGGGAGCCGCCGACGGGACTGCACCCGCTCGGCCCCTTCAACGGGGCCCCCACGGCCGCCGACCCGCGCAGGCGCAACGGCCAACACTTGCCCAATTCCGGCTGA
- a CDS encoding carboxyl transferase domain-containing protein: protein MTGPEIGSRADTAGEAFKANAAHNEALAAELRERVDRAGRGGPARARERHVARGKLLPRDRVDTLLDPGSPFLELSPLAADGMYDDEAPGAGIITGIGRISGRECVVVANDATVKGGTYYPVTVKKHLRAQEVALHNRLPCVYLVDSGGAFLPRQDEVFPDREHFGRIFYNQATMSGRGIPQIAAVLGSCTAGGAYVPAMSDEAVIVRGQGTIFLGGPPLVKAATGEVVTAEELGGGELHSRTSGVTDHLAEDDAHALRIVRDIVGTLGPRAPRPWEVAPAEDPAADPAELYGVVPPDPRTPYDVREVIARIVDGSRFQEFKREYGTTLVTGFARVHGHPVGVVANNGILFGESAQKGAHFIELCDRRSVPLVFLQNITGFMVGREYEAGGIAKHGAKMVTAVSCARVPKFTVVIGGSFGAGNYAMCGRAYAPRFLWMWPNARISVMGGEQAASVLATVRRDQMEARGEQWPADAEEAFKAPIREQYEAQGHPYYSTARLWDDGVIDPRDTRRVLGLGLSVAANAPLEPVGYGVFRM, encoded by the coding sequence ATGACCGGACCCGAGATCGGCTCCCGCGCCGACACCGCGGGCGAGGCGTTCAAGGCCAACGCCGCGCACAACGAGGCCCTCGCCGCGGAACTGCGCGAGCGCGTCGACCGGGCCGGGCGCGGGGGTCCCGCGCGGGCCCGCGAGCGGCACGTCGCGCGCGGCAAGCTGCTCCCCCGCGACCGGGTCGACACACTCCTCGATCCCGGCTCGCCCTTCCTGGAGCTGTCGCCGCTCGCCGCGGACGGCATGTACGACGACGAGGCCCCCGGCGCGGGGATCATCACCGGGATCGGGCGGATCTCCGGCCGAGAATGCGTGGTCGTCGCCAACGACGCCACCGTCAAGGGCGGCACCTACTACCCGGTGACGGTGAAGAAGCACCTGCGGGCGCAGGAGGTGGCGCTGCACAACCGGCTGCCGTGCGTCTACCTGGTCGACTCCGGCGGCGCGTTCCTGCCGAGGCAGGACGAGGTCTTCCCCGACCGCGAGCACTTCGGCCGGATCTTCTACAACCAGGCCACGATGTCCGGGCGCGGCATCCCGCAGATCGCCGCGGTGCTGGGCTCGTGCACGGCGGGCGGCGCCTACGTCCCGGCCATGAGCGACGAGGCCGTCATCGTGCGCGGCCAGGGGACGATCTTCCTCGGCGGCCCGCCCCTGGTGAAGGCGGCGACCGGCGAGGTCGTCACGGCCGAGGAACTGGGCGGCGGCGAGCTGCACTCCCGCACGTCCGGGGTGACCGACCACCTCGCCGAGGACGACGCGCACGCGCTGCGGATCGTCCGCGACATCGTCGGGACGCTCGGCCCCCGCGCGCCGCGCCCGTGGGAGGTCGCGCCCGCCGAGGACCCGGCGGCGGACCCGGCGGAGCTGTACGGGGTCGTCCCGCCCGACCCGCGCACCCCCTACGACGTGCGCGAGGTCATCGCGCGGATCGTGGACGGCAGCCGCTTCCAGGAGTTCAAGAGGGAGTACGGGACGACGCTGGTCACCGGGTTCGCCCGCGTCCACGGGCACCCGGTGGGGGTCGTCGCCAACAACGGCATCCTGTTCGGCGAGTCGGCGCAAAAGGGCGCGCACTTCATCGAGCTGTGCGACCGGCGCAGCGTCCCCCTGGTGTTCCTGCAGAACATCACCGGGTTCATGGTCGGGCGCGAATACGAGGCGGGCGGCATCGCCAAGCACGGCGCGAAGATGGTCACGGCCGTGTCGTGCGCGCGCGTCCCCAAGTTCACCGTCGTGATCGGCGGGTCGTTCGGCGCGGGCAACTACGCGATGTGCGGGCGGGCGTACGCGCCGCGCTTCCTGTGGATGTGGCCGAACGCCCGCATCTCGGTCATGGGCGGCGAGCAGGCGGCGAGCGTGCTCGCGACCGTCCGCCGCGACCAGATGGAGGCGCGCGGCGAGCAGTGGCCCGCGGACGCCGAGGAGGCGTTCAAGGCGCCGATCCGCGAGCAGTACGAGGCGCAGGGCCACCCGTACTACTCGACGGCACGGCTCTGGGACGACGGGGTGATCGACCCGCGCGACACGCGGCGCGTGCTGGGGCTCGGGCTGTCGGTCGCCGCCAACGCACCGCTGGAGCCGGTCGGCTACGGCGTCTTCCGGATGTGA